From Candidatus Nitricoxidivorans perseverans, the proteins below share one genomic window:
- a CDS encoding CobD/CbiB family protein — translation MTLLTIILALLIEQARPLAVGRTCAVLRAWARFLEGQFNAGERRQGLVAWLVGAALPSALLLALQGALAWWGQWLAAAFLGVVTLYLTMGFRQFSHFFTDIHLALRAGELERARQLLAEWRGQTGERLTSGEVARLAIEEALLSSHRHVFAPLFWFVLLGPAGALLYRLSAFFFREWGNGSQFGEFGEFARHAFGAIDWLPVRVTATAFAIVGDFEDAVFCWRSQAGRWPDPADGILLASGGGALGVRLGLPVHDADGDSDDGGKRPELGTGDPADTDFMQSTIGLVWRTLVMALLLLALLSVAGWAGT, via the coding sequence ATGACGCTCCTGACCATCATCCTCGCCCTCCTGATCGAGCAGGCCCGGCCCCTCGCCGTCGGCCGAACCTGCGCCGTGCTGCGGGCCTGGGCGCGTTTCCTCGAAGGCCAGTTCAACGCCGGCGAGCGGCGCCAGGGCCTCGTGGCCTGGCTGGTCGGCGCCGCCCTGCCGTCGGCGCTCCTGCTGGCGCTCCAGGGGGCGCTGGCGTGGTGGGGGCAATGGCTGGCGGCGGCGTTTCTGGGCGTCGTGACGCTTTACCTGACCATGGGCTTCCGGCAGTTCAGCCATTTCTTCACCGACATCCACCTGGCCCTGCGCGCGGGCGAGCTGGAACGGGCGCGGCAACTGCTGGCCGAGTGGCGCGGCCAGACGGGCGAGCGCCTGACGTCCGGCGAAGTGGCGCGCCTGGCCATCGAGGAGGCGCTGCTGTCGTCGCACCGCCATGTTTTCGCGCCGCTCTTCTGGTTTGTCCTGCTCGGGCCGGCAGGCGCCCTGTTGTACCGCCTTTCGGCTTTCTTCTTCAGGGAGTGGGGAAACGGCTCGCAATTCGGCGAATTCGGGGAATTTGCGCGCCATGCCTTCGGCGCGATCGACTGGCTGCCGGTCCGGGTGACGGCGACGGCCTTCGCCATCGTCGGCGACTTCGAGGACGCGGTTTTCTGCTGGCGCAGCCAGGCGGGCCGCTGGCCGGATCCTGCCGACGGCATCCTGCTGGCGAGCGGCGGCGGCGCCCTCGGCGTGCGGCTCGGCCTGCCGGTGCATGATGCCGATGGCGATAGTGACGATGGCGGCAAGCGGCCGGAGCTCGGTACCGGCGATCCGGCCGACACGGACTTCATGCAGAGCACCATTGGCCTGGTCTGGCGCACGCTGGTCATGGCCCTGCTGCTGCTGGCGCTCCTCAGTGTCGCCGGGTGGGCCGGGACTTAG
- a CDS encoding TIGR02281 family clan AA aspartic protease gives MAYSTVAILGAGMTFDAAATDVSLVGLLPGKALVVIDGGKPRSLAVGAATTDGVKLLSLEEGAAQFEIDGHRRRLVIGQHAVSTGSDSSRPASAILNADIRGQFLAQGSVNGAAMRFLVDTGASYVAMGAADAVRAGIDYRGKGQPGRVVTANGVVQAWKVPGNTVRLGDIMLHEVDVTVSEAGMPFALLGMSFLNRVEMTRDGSKMTLKKRY, from the coding sequence ATGGCATATTCTACCGTGGCGATTCTCGGCGCCGGCATGACGTTCGATGCCGCGGCCACCGATGTCTCCCTGGTCGGTCTGCTGCCGGGCAAGGCGCTGGTCGTCATCGACGGCGGCAAGCCGCGTTCCCTTGCCGTCGGCGCCGCCACGACCGACGGCGTCAAGCTTCTTTCCCTGGAAGAGGGGGCGGCCCAGTTCGAGATCGACGGCCATCGCCGGCGCCTGGTCATCGGCCAGCACGCCGTGTCCACCGGCTCCGACAGCAGCCGGCCGGCTTCGGCCATCCTGAACGCCGACATCCGTGGCCAATTTCTGGCCCAGGGCAGCGTCAATGGTGCCGCCATGCGCTTCCTCGTCGACACCGGCGCCTCCTACGTCGCGATGGGTGCCGCCGATGCGGTGCGCGCTGGCATCGACTACCGCGGCAAGGGCCAGCCTGGGCGGGTGGTGACGGCCAACGGCGTCGTCCAGGCGTGGAAAGTGCCGGGCAACACGGTGCGCCTCGGCGACATCATGCTGCATGAGGTTGACGTCACGGTGTCGGAGGCCGGCATGCCCTTCGCGCTGCTCGGCATGAGTTTTCTCAACCGGGTCGAAATGACGCGCGACGGTTCAAAAATGACGCTGAAGAAGCGCTACTGA